The proteins below are encoded in one region of Oceaniferula marina:
- a CDS encoding arylsulfatase, with protein sequence MKTTHVLSTIALSLLAASGLQAKENNKPNIIFFFADDLGYGELGCYGQKKIKTPHIDQLAEEGMKFTQFYSGQNVCAPSRCALLTGKHMGHAAIRENSAHLLGKPEKYSDPDMKKAASRFQQYKQEDGFPGQLAMPASETTVAELLQDAGYTTACIGKWGLGHPKDEGSPHRHGFDFFYGYICQRNAHNYYPTYLWKNDQKVTLPGNDRGLTGETYAADVMEDEALAFIKRSKDKPFFLYYATPVPHVALQVPEDEPSLAKYRKEFGKEEPYVKGAGYLPNKTPRATYAAMITRMDRTLGKMRTLLKELDLDDKTVVIFSSDNGATFNGGYDRAFFEGNGLLRGKKCDLYEGGIRVPAVVKWTGKIKANSSTDHVAALWDFLPTACDIAGVKAPAGIDGISFVPALTGADQPEHKYLYWESRLTRGQQVIRMGDWKGIRENVMKSGSKTPLKLYNLAKDIGESEDVAQQHPEVVAEIEKLMRDARVPNKLFPMGALEKEYK encoded by the coding sequence ATGAAGACCACACACGTATTATCCACGATCGCATTATCCTTGCTGGCGGCCTCAGGCCTTCAAGCGAAGGAAAACAATAAACCAAACATCATCTTTTTCTTTGCCGATGACCTCGGCTATGGCGAACTGGGGTGTTACGGGCAAAAGAAAATCAAGACGCCGCATATTGACCAGTTGGCAGAAGAGGGAATGAAGTTTACCCAGTTCTATTCCGGTCAGAATGTGTGTGCTCCGTCACGTTGCGCTTTATTGACAGGAAAGCATATGGGTCATGCCGCGATCCGCGAGAACTCGGCTCATTTGTTAGGAAAGCCTGAGAAATACTCGGACCCCGATATGAAAAAGGCGGCAAGCCGCTTTCAGCAGTATAAACAAGAAGACGGCTTCCCCGGGCAGCTGGCGATGCCGGCATCGGAAACCACGGTGGCCGAACTCTTGCAGGATGCGGGATATACAACCGCATGTATCGGCAAGTGGGGCTTGGGTCATCCCAAGGATGAGGGCAGCCCGCACCGGCACGGGTTTGACTTTTTTTATGGGTATATTTGCCAGCGCAACGCTCATAACTATTACCCCACCTACTTGTGGAAGAATGACCAGAAGGTGACGCTTCCAGGGAATGACCGTGGTTTGACCGGAGAGACTTATGCTGCGGATGTGATGGAGGACGAGGCGCTTGCCTTTATCAAGCGCAGTAAGGATAAACCGTTTTTCCTGTATTATGCGACGCCTGTTCCCCACGTGGCCTTGCAGGTTCCTGAAGACGAACCGTCGCTGGCAAAATACCGTAAGGAGTTTGGTAAAGAAGAACCATACGTCAAAGGGGCTGGTTATCTACCGAATAAGACACCGAGGGCAACCTACGCTGCGATGATTACCCGCATGGACCGGACCTTGGGTAAAATGAGAACCTTGCTCAAAGAATTGGATCTTGATGATAAGACCGTGGTGATTTTTTCCTCCGATAACGGAGCGACCTTCAACGGTGGCTATGACCGTGCCTTTTTTGAAGGGAACGGCCTTTTGCGTGGTAAAAAATGCGACCTCTATGAAGGTGGCATCCGCGTGCCCGCTGTCGTAAAATGGACCGGGAAAATCAAAGCGAACAGCAGCACGGATCATGTGGCCGCCCTCTGGGACTTTTTACCGACGGCATGTGACATTGCCGGAGTGAAAGCTCCTGCGGGAATCGACGGCATTTCCTTTGTTCCCGCGTTGACCGGTGCAGATCAGCCAGAACATAAATACCTGTATTGGGAGAGCCGTTTGACCCGTGGTCAGCAAGTCATCCGTATGGGTGACTGGAAAGGAATCCGGGAGAATGTGATGAAGAGTGGAAGCAAGACCCCCTTGAAGCTTTACAATCTGGCCAAGGATATCGGAGAAAGCGAAGATGTGGCCCAGCAGCACCCCGAAGTTGTGGCGGAAATTGAAAAATTGATGCGCGACGCACGGGTGCCAAACAAGTTGTTCCCCATGGGAGCACTGGAAAAAGAATACAAATAA